The Pseudobacteroides sp. nucleotide sequence ACTATATATCGAAAAAGAAAGGGCCTTTCGTAACATATATAATAACAATGACAAGCCACGGTCCTTTCACAAATGCAAGTAATTATCATCATAGCAATACATTTGAAGGCATTGTAAACGCTAATATAAAAAATTACCTTAATTCCATGTCTTATGTAGATAAGGTGCTGGGGGATTTTGTGACCGAGATAAGAAAAAAATATAAAAATACTTATATTTTTATATTCGGAGATCATACACCCAACATAAGAGATAAAGAGTACATGCAGGCATCATTTAACTATGACAACAAGTATTTTGAGTTTGTTCCTCTGTTTATCATAACCCCGGATGGAAGGAAGTACACAGAGAGCAACAGAGCAGTATCCATGCTGGATTTCTCACCTACAATATTAAGAGCAGCAGGCGTGGCCTTTGAGATTAGGTCGGATGGAGCTGACATTCTAAATTTTAATGGTGATTGGAAGGGTATAAAGTTTAAGGATGTGGTTTATAAAAGGGAGGACTTGTATGAAAAAGTAAGTGAAATTAAATAATTTTAAAGTTGGGATTATCTAAAAATATTTACAGGATTATTTGTTTAATACTAAAATCTGTGATTCTGCAGGGTTTTTATCATCAATAGGGTAATCCAGTATATATATAAACTTACCTCTAGAGACTATTTTTTTATGGAAAGTCAGAAGACCGTTCGAAGGTAAATCCAATGGGGGTATTTTATAATCTTCCATGCTGCTATTTATATCACTCTTAAAAGTATCTTCATTTAAGAAATAACGGGCAAGGGTACCAGGAGTACCGGTATGCATATCATTTAAATTATTAAGCGATGCAGAAGCAGAGTAGAGTATATTTGTATCGAATGAAATTAATGGCTGAACATCGGGAAATTTCTTAATGCTTTCTGCCTTATTATCTTTAAAATTGTAAAGACAAATGTAGTCAGGTAATACTCTTATAATAACTCTGTTTGAGTCATAAAAATCAAAGTCACAAATATTCCATTTCTTATATTCTGATTGTATAAAAGGCAGTTTTGATCCCAATAAAGTTGTATTAATTGTGGACTTAATGCTTAGATTTTTGTCATATGCTATGATGCTGTGCCTTCCACCCTCATTAACAAGCATAAAAAGCCAGCCTTCCTTTGAGTGGGCCATTTTTACCAGGTCTATTTCTTTTCCCAGTTTAAATTTGTCTTTAAATGACAGATCCGTGGTATATGTATGAATTTCACAGCTTTTCCTGTCGTATAAAAATATATGGTTATTGTAGGCAGAAATTCCGCTGTATATAAAATTATCGGCAGTAATTGATTTTAAAAGCTGCTGACCGTCTACATCGTAAATAGAAATTTTGCTGCCTGTGTCTTCCTTCTTGTCAATGCCAGAATTGGATACAAGGTAAATCAAGCCGTCTAAAGCATCAAAATCTACCCATTTCTGCTCAATAGGAATATTTATTATGGCTTTGCTTTGAGGTCTTACGTAATAATTACGAAGGTTATTGCTGTTCATACTGTTGTTGAGGATATTATCCCCAACAATGCCCTTTGGTGAAATGTCTTGATTGATAATATATTTACCTGCATTGCTGAGGGGCTTGGATGACTGATTATCTATTTCAGGATTTTGCCATGGCATGACAATAATGTCTTCATCCTGTAATTCCTTCGAACATCCGGAAAACATAAGTGAAATAAGGAGCATAAATATTGTAAGAAGATTAATATTCTTATACATAACTACTATCCTTAATATTATAGGTACCGAACTGATATATATAACTTTTCAGTTCGGTATCAATATTGATATAAATTTAAAGTGATTAGTCTTTTGCACTTTTGATATAATTATTATAATGCTTATGAATAAACATTGCACTCCTTTTTTTGTACAACTCTTCTGCAATCTTATCGGCTATCGGAATAAGCATCCTTTCGTGGCTGCATAGTATTGGAGAAATACTTCCAAGGCTGCCTGTCGTTTGCTTTATAAGGCAAGAACAGCGGCTAAGACACCGATTTTTGACAGCACATTCATTGCATTGTTTTATGGATTCTTTACTAATTTTATATATTTCGTCTCTTTTTTGAAAATCCAAGCCTTTATCTACATTACCTATTATATAATTCTTGTCTCCAACAAATTGTATGCAAGGATATATAAGTCCTTCAGGCGAAATAGATACTTGGCTTAGTCCCAAGTCGCAATATTCAAAACTCCTTTTATTATCCACATATGAGTTTATTTTAGTGTCAAAAGGGCTGAAATAAAACTTGTCACCATTATCTGTTTTTTGAAAGTACAATCGGGCCAGTTTTTCATACTGCTTTTTTAATCTTAAAAGGCTTTTATCTGTCCAAAGATCACTAAGGTTTACAGATGTAATAATGGTCATAAAGCCCAGACCGAAAAGGTGTAAAACTGAATCATAAAATAAATCCAGGTTGTTGATGCAAACTGTCTGCATAACAGGGGTATACGGGCATAAATCAATCAGAGTTTTTACCTTTTCAAGTAAGATATCATATGTACCGTTGCCTTTGTGGTCGATACGGTTATAATCATGGGCTGCTTTAGTTCCATCCATGCTTAAGGATATAAAGATGTTTTCCTTTATTGAATACTTTATAAATTGCTCATCAAGCAGTATTCCATTGGTAGTCATGTTGAAACAGAAACTTTTTTGGTGCTTTCTTTCAAGGTGTTTTGTATATTCGATGACTGATTGAATCAAATCCTTTTTTAGGAGGGGTTCACCGCCAAAGAAAGATATACCTATATGTTTTTTGCTGTAACCCAATGCCATGTCTATGGACTTCTTTGCTGTTTCAAAGTCCATGTTGGTGCAGGCAGATTTATTTACATAGCAGTATTTGCAATTAAGGTTACATTTGGAGGTAAGGTGAAGGGTAATATTCATAAGTAAAGTCCTTTCTTTTAACAATGCTTATGATCGGGTTTGCTATTTTTTCAACCAGTCAATGAAATCCCGAACCTGTTTACGAAGAAGCTCATGACGCTCATTTATGTCATCGCTGGAGTTGCCGGGGTCATAAAATAGTCCGGTATAACTGTCTCCGGTATGGTCTGCAATAACAGAACGGAAATCTTGTGTAGTTTCCAGAA carries:
- a CDS encoding radical SAM/SPASM domain-containing protein codes for the protein MNITLHLTSKCNLNCKYCYVNKSACTNMDFETAKKSIDMALGYSKKHIGISFFGGEPLLKKDLIQSVIEYTKHLERKHQKSFCFNMTTNGILLDEQFIKYSIKENIFISLSMDGTKAAHDYNRIDHKGNGTYDILLEKVKTLIDLCPYTPVMQTVCINNLDLFYDSVLHLFGLGFMTIITSVNLSDLWTDKSLLRLKKQYEKLARLYFQKTDNGDKFYFSPFDTKINSYVDNKRSFEYCDLGLSQVSISPEGLIYPCIQFVGDKNYIIGNVDKGLDFQKRDEIYKISKESIKQCNECAVKNRCLSRCSCLIKQTTGSLGSISPILCSHERMLIPIADKIAEELYKKRSAMFIHKHYNNYIKSAKD